GCTTCTCAGACTTTCATATGTATTCGCATCATCTGGGAATTTGGAGAGAGTGCAGATTCTGTTTCAGAAGGGCTGGGGCGGAGCCCAAGAGTCTGCATTTGTAAGACACGCCCAGGGAATGCTGTTGCCGCGgatccatggaccacactttgagtagcaaaggATGAAAGGCAGCTGTGGAGGGTCCCCACAATGGAGGGTGTTGTCTAGCTCCAAGGAGAATGTGTTTATTTGTGCACAAAGTGACAGAACCTATTCAAGTGGAAATAGCCACCATTTTGTCACAGTTGCAAGGCAGACAGTCATTTCTTGGCAAATTATACCTTCCAGCGGCACTGGTATAGTTGTTAAGCACTTGGATTCTAAAGCTTGATGTCCTGAGTTTGACCTCTTAGGAGGTGTGTCATCTTAGGCAAATCTTTAATTTATgtgcatctcagtttcctcatcactCTAATGGAAAGAATAAGACTATTATGAGGATTAGCTGGGTCAGTAGATATAAAGTGCTTAACACATGGCAGCATTGTAagtagcactcagtaaatgttgctCTCCATGCTCATAATACGCCCTTCTACAGCAGTGAACATGGACACACATAGAGGCTTATTCTGTCTTTGGTACATGGTCAAAAAAATGTAacccccccatctccctcccaccaaaaGGCCTGTATCCTCTCTTTCAAATTCCTCCTACCCTCCTGCCCACTCCCacgccccctcccctggcccccgGCCCCAGTGTGGTCTGGATGGGCCCCACAGGGGCAGGGACAGGGACAGGACGTGGGGCTGTATCTGACAGGAACCTGAGGGGCTGGCCCGGGAGGGGATTGGGGCCCGGCTTCCTGCAGGGAGGATGGGCTAAGGCAGGCACACAGTGCCGGAGAAGATGCCCTCCTGGGCCCTCTTGGTGGTCATCTCCTGCCTCCTCCCGGCCCCCCAAAACCTGGCACAAGTCACCAGCCAAGGTGAGGTATGTGGAGGGTGGAGATCACCTATACCCAGGAAGAGGGAGCCCTGGGAGGGGGATGTGCAAAATAGGAGGCTCCCATTGGTCCCCGACTCTTGCCCACAAACATACCAGGGAGGACCCAGAGCCCAACTCACCAGCTATTCCTCAGATGCCTCCTTGCTGGCCTCGGACTCAGAGGCCCTGAACTGTTTCTCCCGAACATTTGAGGACCTCACTTGCTTCTGGGATGAGGAAGAAGCAGCGCCCAGTGAAATATATCAGCTGCTGTATGCCTACCAAGGGTATGTGCTGcatcatatatatcatatatatgtatcatgTATATACCACTCCCCTGTATCCGTCCTGTACATACCGCAGCTGAGCCCCATTCCAGTAGCTTCCCTGCCTTTGGCCCTATCAGAGGACTCCAAGTACACGCCCTAAGTAGCCACCTAATGAACAGATGTGCTTTGGATATACCCAGGTCACACCCCTACGTAACCCCTAATCTCACCCAGGCACTGAGAAGAAAAATGGCAGTATTGGAAATAGAAGTTGGGTTTGGGCCCAGACCCGGGTCCTCAGGGCTGAACAGGTGGCCGTGTAGGTAGGATGGACTTCTCCTGTGCCCACAGGGAGAAGCCCCGTGCCTGCCCCCTGAGTTCCCAGCGTGTGCTGCCCTTTGGAACCCGGTATGTGTGCCAGTTTCCAGCCCAGGATGAAGTTCGCCTCTTCTCTCAACTGCATCTCTGGGTGAAGAACGTGTTTCTGAACCAGAATCTGACCCAGCGGGTGCTCTCTGTGGATAGTGTGGGTACGGACCATCCTCCGGTCATCCTGGCCCCCCTGTTTGCTGCCCTCAGGCCAGCTCCTAGAATTAGACTGAGCTGTGCTCTTTCAAGACGATGTGGATGTCCCCCCACTACGAGACCCCCAGAGGCACCTCAAGAGCCCCTTCTCATTCCTCTTAGCCTCAGAGCTAGACTTCATTTCACACCAGAGACACCCTGACTTTCCCATCATTAACCTAATCATCGACTCACTCACTCGTCAGTTACAgaatacctaccatgtgccaggcgctgtgctagGTGACAAGGGTGCACAGATGAAGGGaggtccctgcccttgaggagcaCTGAGCCTGACACACCTGCAGTGAGGTCACTGTTCTTCCGAGGACAGGAGAACAGGATGAGgagcctccctgccctgccccaggggcTGCCCTCAATCCAGCCTCCAGTACCCCCTCTCCACAGTCCATGGGTTGAGCTGTAGACTGTGGCCCCCAAAGAGTTCTGATGTGCCCTGTCTCACCCTCAGGCCTGCCAGCTCCCCCCAGCCTCATCAAGGCCATGGGAGGGAGCCAGCCAGGGGAACTTCAGATCAGCTGGGAGGCCCCAGCTCCCGAAATCAGTGAATTTCTGAGGCATGAACTCTGCTACGGCCCTAAGGATCCAAGGAACTCCACTGGTCCCACAGTCAAACTGCTGCTGTCCACAGAAACCTGCTGCCCAGCTCTGCGGAGACCAAACCTAGCCCCGGCTCTGGACCAGTCTGCATGTGCTCAGCCCATGATGCCCCAACAGGATGTACCGGAGCAGacctccacaactagagaagtaTCCCGGCCTTCTTCTGCTCCACCTCCTATCTCCTACCCACAGTTTTGTCCCCAAGAAAGGATAGGCCATACTTTGGGGATTCCAGACGGGGTTGGTCCTTAGAGAGTTAGTATAGGCTCTGATTAGGAGCCATGTCTATTTAGGGATCTCCCACTTTGGGTCATTCATGCCAACAAAACTGAGAGCTTCAGGCCTCCAAGTTAATGGGGATTTCCCTAAAAATCCCTGAACTCCACCTGAAACCCACTGACCTGGCTCCCAGTCTGTGTGCATATCTATCCAGTGAAGAACTGAGTGTCTCTCCACAGGCATGTTGTGGGGCTTCAAATATAAGAGGTGGAGGCTCTCTTGGCTGAGAAGCAGACCTAGATTCTGAGGCTGGCATTCTTCTCCCAAGGCTCCATCTCTGACAGTGAAGGGTGGAAGCTGCCTCATCTCAGGGCTCCAGCCTGGTAACTCCTACTGGCTCCAGCTACGCAGCCAACCTGATGGGGTCTCCCTCCGTGGCTCCTGGGGATCTTGGTCCCTCCCTGTGACCGTGGACCTGCCTGGGGATGCAGGTGAGTCAACAAAGgaatggggagatggggaggagatAGAAAAGATCTCTAGAGAGGCCTGGGCTGGATATGGAAGCTCTGGGAACCATGGTTCTTCCTGATGACCTCAAACTTGCCACTGGACAGAATGAACTATGttcagggagagaagaaagaataggAGTAAATGTTCCAAGTTATGTGTGTAAAGATGATCTGGATACCCTATAGAGCAGGAGCACGTGGGCTCTGATGGGACTTCCTTCTCTGACCCCAGTGGAAATTGGACTGCAATGCTTTACCTTGGACCTGAAGAATGTTACCTGTCAGTGGCAGCAACAGGACCATGCTAGCTCCCAAGGCTTCTTCTACCACAGCAGGGCATGGTGCTGCCCCAGAAACAGGTGAGAAGTAAACTGCTGATTGAGCTTGATGTCATGGGAGAGAAGCACAACCttgcagaaagaagggagagattgTCTTGGTCCTCTTCACTCCCCTCCCTTGTCCGCCGAACCAAACAGCCTCCATGCTCTCATCCTCCAATGGGTATTGTATCTTTTCAACCTCTCTTCATACTCGCTGGGAATGCCTTGGTTTCATGCAGCTTTAATCATGTCACCTGGACCATTCCAACAGCCTACATTCTCATCTACCTCCGATTTACCCCCCATGCTGCTGACAGACTGACTTTTGTTAAACTCAAACTTTGCATGGCCTTTCCCTACTCAAATGTGTACTGCAGCTTTTCACTATCTATCAGATCCAATCAAAACTTCACCTGGCCTTCAAGAATTTCCATCAAACACCTCACTGATCTGTCACTTCCTTCATATCGAGTATATAACCAAGTCTTACTGATTTTTCCTATTAAACCTCTCTAGAATCTGTCCACTTTTGTTCTTCACTGCCATCATCCTAGTACAAGCCATCATCATCACTCACCTAGGCTATTGAGAAGACTTATTAACTGATCACGTCTTGGATCCTCCAAAACATTCTCCACACAGGAGCTGGAGTGAGTTTTTAAAAGTgcaaaaaatagggacttccctggcggtccagtggttaagactttgctttccaatgtagggggcgcaggttcgatccctggttggggagctaagatcccacaggtctcgcggccaaaaaaaccaaaacataaaacagaagcagtattgtaacaaattcaatacagactttaaaaacggtccacatcaaaaaaaatctttaaaaataaataaataaaagtgaaaaaataaatacaacatcctctgcttaaaactcttccaaGATCCATAGCTTCCATTGATCTTAGGACAAAGAAAAGAACACTACTGCGACCATATAAAGTTCTAAAAGGCTCAGCCCCTATCAATGCCTTCGGTTTCATCTTATACTATGCTGCCTTTTGTGCTCTGTGCTCCAGTACTGGCCTATTTTGGTTCCCCCCTACCTGCCATGATCCCTCCTGCCTCTGgatctttgcacatgctgtttacCCAACTCTCCTATCTTTACTTAACCTTTATCCTTCAGAtctcaactcaaatgtcaccGCCTCAGGGAGCCCTCCCCTGACCTTCCTCCTTAGGTCCAATGGCACTATTATACATCCTTGTTGTACCACGTACCTCTCCTTCTTAAATACTTATCATAGTTACAATTTTACATTTGTAcctcacataatttttttttttttttttggctgcgttgggtcttcgttgctgcgcgcaggctttctctagttgcagtgagcggggtctactctttgttgcattacgagggcttctcattgcggtggcttctcttgttgcagagcatgggctctaggcgcgcgggcttcagtagttgtggtacatgggctcagtaactgtggctcatgggctctagagctcaggctcagcagttgtggcacatgggcttagttactccactgcatgtgtgatcttcctggaccagggatcgaacacatgtcccctgcattggcaggcagattcttaaccactgcgccatcagggaagtcccatggttaTTTGATTGATAACAAAATTCTGTCTCAGAGCTCCAGTTGAGAAAGGCTGATCTTGACTATACATGATCCATGAGGGCAAAGTCAGTGTCTGCTTTTACTCACCAATATGTTCTCAACTAACAcggtgcctggaacacagtagatgctcagtgaaaaaaagttgttgaatgaatgaataatgaaaaaaaaccccactgttaACAGTTTTAATGTATTCTTCCAGTTTTTATATGCATTTACATATGTCTATACACAATATTCAATTTTCAATATAAATTGGATCACATTATATGTATGATTTAATAACttactttttttggtttttttataattattttatttttattttatttttggctgtgttgggtcttcgtttctgtgcaagggctttctctagttgtggcaagcgggggccactcttcatcgcggtgcgcgggcctctcactatcgcggcctctcttgttgcgtagcacaggctccagacgcgcaggctcagcagttgtggctcacgggcctagttgctccgcggcatgtgggaccttcccagaccagggctcgaacccttgtcccctgcattagcaggcagattctcaaccactgagccaccagggaagccccagtaacttacttttttacttaaaaatatgtcTTGGAGATCATTACAAAAAGATGtaactcattctttttaataactgCACAGATTTCCATAGTATGGAGGGgccatgaatggattaaaaggtGGCAAAACCGAATTCACATATTCCCTGCCAAAACCTGCTCCTCCTCTTCTGGTCCATCCTGCTATCAGCTCAGTTTTCCACCCTGAACTTCTGCCATTTCTACACCCTCCATATCCAGTCAGAAACGCTTGTCATTTCTACCTCTACAGTATCCCTTGAATCCATCGATTTCCCTCTACCCCAACTACCACAACCCTACTTTCAGATCCTCGTAACTTTGCATGTAAAATACATAACATTGTCCTAATAAATTTCTCTGCTTCTGGTCCACCCTCACAAATCCTCTCTTACAAACCACAGTTAGAGTGACTTTCCTAAAGTACAAAGCTAATGATGACAATTCctgtttaaaatctttaaatgtcTCCATCATTACTGCAAGATTAAGTTTAAGCTCCTCAGAAAGGCAATAAGGCCATCCATGACCTTGGTCTGCTCACATTTACCACTCCCCACCAGACCCTCTATGCTAAAAGCATTCTGCACCACTTAGAATTTCCCCCATAGTACCATATCTCTTATCTGTGCACAGGCATGTGCCTGGGATGTCTGTTTGTCCCCTCTGCCTGTCCTATTTATAGTCCAGGACTCAGTCTAAGCACTGCCTTGCACGGGAACTATCCTCTGACCCTCCCCATCTGGGTTAGATGATCCTCCTTGATATTCCCAAGCCAGCCCGTGCACATCACAGAAAAATaccatctgtttgtttttctacctTTCCCATTGAAATGACAGGTCCTTGAAAATTATTCCTCTGTGTAGTCATAGGGCCtattacagtgcctggcacatagtatcaattatttgttgaataaattagtaaacataaaaatatataaaatgataaataattttaGTAATAGCTAGTCATTTAGGGGTTATAATCAGGAAGGAGACAGgatttatttgttcaataaacAATTATTGAAGGtgactatgtaccaggcactggggatagagTGACAAAACAGAAAAGCTTCCGGCATTGTTGGGGCTTACATTTTAgttgggagaagggaagagggggtgagaaacaagtaaagaaataaaggaataaggTTATATGATAGAGACTaagtgggagggtgggggagaggtgcTAATTTCAACTGAGTGGTCGGAGAAAGCCTTGCCAAGGAGGTGACAGGTGAGCTGAGACCCAAGTGGCAAGAAGAAGTGAGTCACGTGAGATCTAGAGGCAGGGCAACCCAGGGCAAGGTGAGCTGCAAAGACAGTTCATCTGGTATATCTGCTGCACAAAGAGAAGGTCTGTGTGCATGAAGGGTGGTAAACTGGTGTGAGAATTGTAGGAGATGAGAATGGGGAGGTAGGGAGGAACTCAACCGTATGGAGTCCTATAGGCTCtggtaaggagtttggattttattccaagggggatggggagccactgaaggattttaagcaaaaAAGTGACACGATAtgatttacatttcaaaaagatGTTTCCTTGTGCAATTAAAAAGAAGTAAGAGTGGAAGCAGGATCACCAGTTAGAAATTTGCCTTAATCCAGGCAACAGATAATGGTTTCATCTAATGCAGCAGGGGTAAAGATCAAAATAAATGGACAGATTTGTCATATATTCTGGACATTATCAGATCAACATTTAGGATCTGGTTGCTGTGTGGAGAGTAAAttgaagggagtggcagaaatGGAGGCAGAAaagccagttaggaggctgtcgTAATAATCTATTAGTAAAATAACGTTTAGAGGTGACTAAGAGGGCCGCCTAAtgagaacaggttaaaaacatgttttcctcCAGAAAAATGAAAGCTCTTTAATCTCTGAAATAATACCATTCAAAGTAGGCATTATTaacccatttcacaaatgaggaaactgaggcagagctaAATCAAATAATTTGCCCAGAGTTATACACCAATAAGCCAAGACCTGAACTCTATAGCCCATGCTATTTTCCTATCTCATCTAGCTCTTTTCTTAAGAAGAGGCTGGACACCAAAACAAAcctcagaaaacaaaacattatgACACGGGAGAGAAAGCCCTGGAGGCCCATCCAAAGAACAAGTTAGATTATAATCCAGTCCCCTGTGGAATGGGGGATATCAGAATTATTCTCTGAGGCAGGCCTGATTCAATGACTCTATGGGACTGATTCGTAGGGACCCCATCTGGGAGAAGtgtgaagaggaggagaaaaatccAGGATCACAGCCCTCCCAGTTCTCTCGCTGCCACTTCAAGTCACGAAATGACAGTGTTATTCACATCCTTGTGGAGGTGACCACAGCCCAGGGTGCCATTCACAGCTACCTGGGCTCCCCTTTCTGGATCCATCAGGCTGGTAAGAActttctccccttctcctcccacaTAGTTCCCACCTCTACCGTGTCTGACCCCATGCCCAGGATCACCAACTCTGATACTTCTGACCCGTGGCCCTAGTGACATGATGTCTCATGCACAGAAGGGCTTAGGCCAGTCCCTGCTGACGTCCCTGTAGTGCTCATCCCCACTCCAAACTTACACTGGAGGGAGGTCTCCAGCGGGCAGCTGGAACTGGAATGGCAGCATCCATCACCCTGGGCAGCACAAGAGACCTGCTATCAGCTCCGATACACAGGAGAAGGCCATCAGGACTGGAAGGTACAGTCAAGGAACAAATGCCCCCAGACCTCATAATCAGGGTATCCCTGAGTTTCACTGTATCTGTTATCAGGAGTGAAGGTGTCTGTGTATTCATGTCTGAGCTTGTTTATCTATGTTTTATCTGATTCAACTGGTGTCTTAATCTCTCTTTGGCATCTGACACTGCTGACTGctcctatttaaaattttctccttcctttgcttTTGGGATATCAGTCTCTCCTGATTCTCGTACCACCTCTCTGACTGAACCTCCTCACTCTTTCCTGCCTCCTCCTTTCCACACTTCCTTAATAAGTTGTGCTTCCAACAGTCCCATCCTAGACTCCTTTCTcctctaaataaatatatatgttctcCCTAAGTGAGTGCTTCAACTCTGTGGTTTCAATGACTATACATTAACCATCCCAAACTTATCATTCCAACACCCATACGGAAAGGAACTTCTATACCATAGGTGAATTACTTAAATTTttgaagtctcagtttcctcatcggtgAAATGGGGATAAAGCTATGTACTTTCCAGAGTtacagtaaaaattaaatatataaatatttagcaTACTGCCTGGCAGATAGAAGGCGctaaatatacattaaatattagtttctttcttttattctcattcACCACGTGTATATACAACTTCTTACCAGACAGCTCTATCTAAAAGCCCCCAGGGCACTTCAGACTTAGTatatccaaaactgaactcatctTCTTCCCCaaacttattttacttttttactgaggtataagtTACATAAAGTAACACAAATCTTAAATATACCACTGATTAATTTGTACATGTGTATACGGCCATGTAACCATTACCCAGGTCAAGACAGAGATTATTTCTAGCACCCCAGAAGTGTCTCATGCCCACAGGTCACATACGCACACCCTCCAAGGAAACCACTACTCTGACATTACCACTCATAATTTCTGACTGTTGTTGAACTAATAAAATAGAACCATACAGCATTTCTTCCTCAGACCTACCTCTCCTGTTCCTCATCTCTGACAGTGGCACCAACACTTACCCAGTTACCCGAGCCTGGAATTATctttgactcttctcccttttcccttccctctaTTTATCAACAAATTAGTTGAGTTTATTGTACTAATAGGTCTCATGTCCCTACTACCACTGGCTTAACCTCACCTTTGACCATCCAGCCGGCCCATGCACGCTCTTAGTACACAGAACACTCTGTAACCTCCATCAAGCAACTCAGGCAGCATTACACTCTTCTTGGTGCTCCCGTGGTACCTTACTTATATCATTATTATTGCACTAATTATTTCTTGTAACTATTTACTTGTGTGGGTGTCTTACCCTTAAGACATGTGAGACcatgtttcatttatctttttccccAGTGCCTAGCCTATGCCAATGCGTGGCATATCATAAGCAGTTCATAAATGTTTGCTAACTGATCAAGTTAATAATGTCTCCCTGCTTGTGCACACGATTCTTGTTCCCTGTGCTTGGAATCTCTCCTCGtacccccagcacctagcacagtgctggcaTCCTCTACTCAGAGGATGTTATTTGTGGCCTGGTCCACGTGGCTCCGAGTATCTGAGCATGTCCGGGGTTTCCATCGCCCGACCTGGTCTGGTGCGTGCCTGGTCACTGTGTGTGTACCAGATCTCTGTCGGTTTATCGTATGTATATGTGTCAGGCTTAGTACTCTGTGTACATGAGTCTGTGTGTCGGGGGTGTACCGCACCAGGCAGGGCGAGGCCGCAGGCAGGGCGAGGCTCTCTGTCCTGGTGTTCTCTCCAGCCAGCTTCCGCTGGGATGAGCGTTTTCTGCCAGCGAGGCTCTCTGGGGGAAATCCCCGGGGACTCAATGCGGTAGGATTTCGGTCAAACAGATGCCGAGTTCTAGAGGCCCCGACGCCGGCCCACCCGGACCCGGAGCCTGACCACCCGCTCGCTTCTCCTTTGCGCAGGTGCTGGAGCCGCCTCTCGGGGCCCAGGGAGAGACCTTGGAGCTGCGCCCGCGCTCCCGCTACCGTGTACAGCTGCGCGCCAGGCTCCACGGCCCCACCTTCCATGGGCCCTGGAGCGCCTGGTCCGACCCAGTGAGGGTGGAAACCACCTCCGAGACGGGTGAGGGCCGAGCCAGAGCGAAGGCGGTCAGCGGCTGCGCGAGCAGAGGGGCGCCGGCTCAGCGAGGGGCGGGGCCGCGGCTGAGCGGACTTACCCGGCGCCCCGGGGCGGCGAGGGGTGGGGCCTGGTGGACCTGGGGGCGGGGCTCCGGCCAGGGGCGGCCCCCCGAGATCTGACTGCTTTTGTCCGTTAGCCTGGATCTTCTTGGTGACCGCTCTGCTCCTGGTGCTGGGCGTCAGCGCCCTCCTGGGCCTGCTGCTGCTGAGGTGGCAGTTTCCTGCGCACTACAGGTACCGCTCGGGTCAGGCGGGAGACGGGGCCGTGGTCCGGGCGAGGCCAGCGGCCTCTAAAGAAGCATCCCCGCGTCACTCTATGTCACCCGCTCTCCGGACAATCCCACATCCACACCTGTGGCGTCAGCTGCTCCCAGCGCGTCTTCCCCGGGAGTCGCACTGCCTCCTTACACTCTAACATGCCCACTATACGGGACACCCCAAACAGGCCCACCTTCTGACTCCTCATCTCAGTAACAAGGCTACTGTCCCCCTGTCACCCAAGCCGGAACACTTAGGCGCCACCCTCGCCCTTATCCAGTCTCGTCCGGTCATTCCACCTCCTAAAGCTCGCTCAAACAATAGCCCTCTTTCTCTAGCCGTACAGGCACTACCTGACTCACCAAAACGGAGCCCCTTCTCCCTCCAATCTAGCCTCACGCAGCCACCAGAATAATCTTTCTAGAAATGCACACATGAACTTGTCACTCCGCCTCCTTAAGTCACATTATTAGCTCCCCAGGATAAAGTCCAGACTCTAGAATGACAAGGAAGGCTGTGCAAAATCTGGCCCCTGCCAGGATTtccaccctcccaccctgtgcatcagccttgccagaCTGTTGGTGATTTCCTCCACAAGTCAAGAGATTTTACTTCTCAGTGCCTTTGCACATAATGTCCTGTCTGCCAGGAATATCCTCCCTGGATGACTAATACCCATTTATCTATAAATAACTTTCTTCCCTGACTCCTAGGAAACCTTTCATGACCTTCCCCTATTGGCTACTTTCTTTGTGCCCCAATACAGACTTCTTCCATAGTACCAGAAGCATTTTACTGCATTCACTTCTTTATATGTCTTCCCTATGCCTTACTTGGTCATTCTTAAATCTACAGCAC
Above is a window of Balaenoptera acutorostrata chromosome 1, mBalAcu1.1, whole genome shotgun sequence DNA encoding:
- the MPL gene encoding thrombopoietin receptor, which codes for MPSWALLVVISCLLPAPQNLAQVTSQDASLLASDSEALNCFSRTFEDLTCFWDEEEAAPSEIYQLLYAYQGEKPRACPLSSQRVLPFGTRYVCQFPAQDEVRLFSQLHLWVKNVFLNQNLTQRVLSVDSVGLPAPPSLIKAMGGSQPGELQISWEAPAPEISEFLRHELCYGPKDPRNSTGPTVKLLLSTETCCPALRRPNLAPALDQSACAQPMMPQQDVPEQTSTTREAPSLTVKGGSCLISGLQPGNSYWLQLRSQPDGVSLRGSWGSWSLPVTVDLPGDAVEIGLQCFTLDLKNVTCQWQQQDHASSQGFFYHSRAWCCPRNRDPIWEKCEEEEKNPGSQPSQFSRCHFKSRNDSVIHILVEVTTAQGAIHSYLGSPFWIHQAVLIPTPNLHWREVSSGQLELEWQHPSPWAAQETCYQLRYTGEGHQDWKVLEPPLGAQGETLELRPRSRYRVQLRARLHGPTFHGPWSAWSDPVRVETTSETAWIFLVTALLLVLGVSALLGLLLLRWQFPAHYRSLRHALWPSLPDLHRVLGQYLRDTAALSPPKAAVSDTCEEVEPSLLEILPRSSEKTPLPLCSSQAQMDYRGLQPSCLGTMPLSVCPRMAETASYCTTHIANHSYLPLSCWQAPRSQYPGQIQTL